Proteins from a single region of Mustela erminea isolate mMusErm1 chromosome X, mMusErm1.Pri, whole genome shotgun sequence:
- the SCML1 gene encoding sex comb on midleg-like protein 1 isoform X4 gives MSSGSSEADVIRTRIPAYDDDNTVLYAYEPNTAYVNNQETVMSDTSYNEEQQKTIMDVLNHCQVIYDAIQNLDKKFDVIHGKVSKIHRFRVKSLWQNRKPLGYAYKNYNYLLSRKIRLQKMRKKEPPSSFSYPESYSPTMPVERPPNDSPSNPIGSPYHSEVGSPERDPESYLQEQEPNLSQSPTLPSVYSSHSYQPYFTPDDPIQGSSTIVPYYPSPGPNTSHMFSPTRACTVAPGSILGQGEPSPTHNPEMMTYPALMENKCLGHTASSLCIPPNFATSSPIGTEPGILKQSFSDDPSTWSVEEVIQFLKQTDPQTLNPIADLFRQHDIDGKALLLLKSDMMIKYMGLKLGTAVKLCHYIDKLKEEKFFVN, from the exons cagGAAACCGTGATGTCTGACACATCCTACaatgaagaacaacaaaaaactattatGGATGTCCTCAACCATTGTCAG GTCATCTATGATGCTATTCAAAACCTGGATAAGAAATTTGATGTCATTCAtggaaaagtttcaaaaatcCACCGCTTTCGTGTGAAATCACTGTGGCAGAATCGC AAGCCACTTGGATAtgcttataaaaattataattacctGCTTTCCAGAAAGATCAGATtgcagaaaatgaggaagaaggaacCTCCTTCTTCATTCTCTTACCCTGAAAGTTATAGCCCAACTATGCCGGTGGAAAGGCCCCCAAATGATTCCCCGAGCAATCCTATAGGATCACCCTACCATTCAGAGGTGGGGTCCCCAGAACGGGATCCAGAGTCATACCTCCAGGAGCAGGAGCCGAATCTGAGCCAGAGTCCAACACTTCCCTCCGTGTATTCATCACACTCATACCAGCCATATTTCACACCTGATGATCCAATTCAGGGCTCCTCTACCATTGTGCCCTACTATCCCAGCCCAGGGCCCAATACCAGCCACATGTTCTCACCTACTCGAGCTTGTACAGTAGCACCCGGATCCATTCTGGGTCAAGGTGAGCCCAGTCCGACGcataaccctgagatgatgacttaCCCAGCTCTAATGGAAAATAAGTGCCTCGGCCATACTGCCTCATCTCTTTGTATCCCGCCCAACTTTG CTACAAGTTCACCAATTGGAACTGAGCCAGGTATCCTAAAACAAAGCTTCTCGGATGACCCTTCAACCTGGTCTGTGGAGGAAGTGATCCAGTTTCTGAAACAAACAGATCCTCAGACACTCAACCCCATTGCTGACCTTTTCAGGCAACAT GACATTGACGGAAAGGCTCTGCTACTGCTTAAGAGTGACATGATGATTAAGTACATGGGGCTGAAGCTGGGGACAGCCGTGAAGTTGTGCCACTACATTGATaagcttaaagaagaaaaattctttgtCAACTGA